One window of Papaver somniferum cultivar HN1 chromosome 9, ASM357369v1, whole genome shotgun sequence genomic DNA carries:
- the LOC113312806 gene encoding uncharacterized protein LOC113312806: protein MNVSTALQMNFVCNLKIMTSNLQKWEAPVLHQLKLNIDASWLNATSISGYGMILRSDSGEAITTRAGKVKATCPEEAEALTLLEAASWAKEMDFQSFWIEGDCHRIMDFANIKPSSIHWRNQAIIFEAKKLLESCGSNFLGFTFKHRSSNKVTDVLAKKARNEGYLKQQ from the coding sequence ATGAATGTTTCCACTGCTTTACAAATGAATTTTGTATGCAACTTAAAGATCATGACATCTAATTTACAGAAATGGGAAGCACCTGTTTTACATCAGCTTAAATTGAATATAGATGCTTCTTGGCTAAATGCTACTTCAATATCTGGTTATGGTATGATTTTGAGATCTGATTCAGGTGAAGCTATCACAACTAGAGCTGGGAAAGTCAAGGCAACCTGTCCTGAAGAAGCAGAAGCACTAACTCTGCTGGAAGCAGCTTCATGGGCAAAGGAGATGGACTTTCAATCCTTTTGGATTGAAGGAGACTGTCATAGAATCATGGATTTTGCAAATATTAAGCCATCGTCAATACATTGGAGAAACCAAGCAATAATCTTTGAAGCAAAGAAACTGTTAGAGTCCTGTGGAAGCAACTTTTTGGGTTTCACTTTCAAGCATAGAAGTAGTAATAAAGTAACAGATGTTCTAGCTAAGAAGGCAAGGAATGAGGGATATCTGAAACAACAATGA
- the LOC113312880 gene encoding glucose-induced degradation protein 4 homolog yields the protein MPVRVVESSAPSQITGGNSEHSLPPACTLLSVGQAFAGTQNVSSLQKDEAWRVNVRIQGCDLDRGYLCGTMEALNVPLADTPVVTFWEGEIVDTKNYTFFTGKWEATPEDDIRHWSKFPSFNPLLSQVEADGGKSLDLSNYPYIFMRWKEQYFVNVGIDCGLTIAGFYYVCFSCSDGSINGFYYDPNSSPFQKLELKSTNEGRSGFSFSSYQLQ from the exons ATGCCTGTTAGAGTTGTTGAAAGTTCAGCCCCATCGCAAATTACAG GTGGGAATAGTGAACATTCTCTTCCTCCAGCTTGTACACTTTTGAGTGTTGGGCAG GCTTTTGCTGGAACTCAAAACGTTTCAAGCTTACAAAAGGATGAAGCCTGGAGAGTTAATGTTCGAATTCAAGGATGTGACCTTGATCGTGGTTATTTATGCGGCACTATGGAAGCTCTTAATGTACCATTGGCAGACACACCA GTAGTGACATTTTGGGAGGGGGAGATTGTTGACACGAAGAATTATACATTTTTCACTGGCAAGTGGGAAGCAAC GCCAGAGGATGATATAAGGCACTGGTCCAAGTTTCCATCTTTTAATCCTTTGTTA AGTCAAGTGGAGGCCGATGGCGGAAAATCGTTGGACCTTAGTAACTATCCTTACATATTCATG AGATGGAAAGAGCAGTATTTTGTGAATGTTGGTATAGACTGCGGCTTAACCATTGCTGGTTTTTACTATGTTTGCTTCTCTTGTAGCGATGGATCTATCAATGGTTTTTATTATGATCCTAATAGCAG CCCTTTTCAAAAGCTTGAGCTGAAGTCGACCAACGAAGGAAGATCCGGCTTCAGCTTTTCTTCTTATCAGTTGCAATAA